In Zunongwangia profunda SM-A87, the following proteins share a genomic window:
- a CDS encoding TM1802 family CRISPR-associated protein, whose amino-acid sequence MLQTLLKIGEWQSQGKSKWDRFLDYPKAERKDKLGNPINNYTLPIIFDLDAMEVIISSEKLREYDEKDVRNSLGNKMKGSNSKAICSAGLSKRLGRINQSFFGKEGVETKNGELIEAIEKENSALLSESLKLILSKIFDLKEEFLHQTVYSSTNQIDIRALNESFDLAKNENIIFLSISLKSEEFGYREPTLFADIPDYRTFLEYSFFGDQKSVNSKKTKSKLCYASGELGEDVEELNLSTRYSLNKMFVTETKNYAAQFNKKKFPINYQVSIENQEKLDYASDYLLNHGYRVKIANLEHVILPQFQQNSNVDLEMALEGIHKKSDLLFNINRLNELAENVNLELDDQVFWINFIAFESDGKFFKSTEIIKDVSSFHFSKILQTFTDIDWKFREAKFIDWDKIMTEFDYSTNEWCSRKINFNSLFQIIPIRKDKEKKNKALELFKTILENRKINGSLLFDYFSELILCHYYERYRSYTNVKDYSQSGKKNNQDYLKWAIRDSVFKYHAFIQLLKKLNLIDMEQSTSNATEGKPENKYDQAIDEFFIEMDMTHKSQQKAMFYLGRMLHAVENIQLKKQIKKTVIHLVNFNGLDGNSILRLRNDLINKARQHNQIGKVKFLNGQFGDNFKFNSWNMDPNEALFFVLTGYSFRVSIQESEEQENIEKVEETL is encoded by the coding sequence ATGCTTCAAACACTTTTAAAGATTGGAGAATGGCAAAGCCAGGGGAAAAGTAAATGGGATCGTTTTTTGGATTATCCAAAAGCCGAACGGAAAGATAAACTAGGTAATCCCATTAACAACTATACACTTCCTATTATTTTTGATTTGGATGCAATGGAAGTAATTATCAGCTCGGAAAAGTTAAGGGAGTATGATGAGAAAGATGTTAGAAATTCATTAGGAAATAAAATGAAAGGCTCTAATAGTAAAGCAATATGTAGTGCTGGACTGTCTAAAAGACTTGGAAGGATAAATCAGTCCTTTTTTGGAAAAGAAGGGGTAGAAACAAAAAATGGAGAGCTTATCGAAGCTATTGAGAAGGAAAATTCAGCACTGCTCTCTGAAAGCTTGAAGCTCATATTATCAAAAATTTTTGATTTAAAAGAAGAATTTCTTCATCAGACCGTTTATTCTTCTACAAATCAAATTGATATTCGTGCTCTCAATGAATCTTTTGATTTAGCAAAAAACGAAAATATAATTTTTCTATCTATCTCTTTAAAATCAGAAGAATTCGGATATAGAGAACCAACTTTATTTGCTGATATTCCAGATTATAGGACATTTTTGGAATATTCTTTTTTTGGAGATCAAAAAAGTGTGAATTCTAAAAAAACAAAAAGTAAGCTTTGTTATGCTAGTGGAGAATTAGGAGAAGATGTGGAAGAGCTGAATCTTTCTACCCGTTACAGCTTAAACAAAATGTTTGTGACAGAAACCAAAAATTATGCAGCACAATTTAACAAAAAAAAATTTCCAATTAATTATCAGGTTAGTATAGAAAATCAAGAAAAATTGGATTATGCTTCAGATTATCTATTAAATCACGGGTATAGGGTGAAAATTGCCAACTTAGAACATGTCATTCTACCTCAGTTTCAACAAAATTCGAACGTAGATTTAGAAATGGCTTTGGAAGGAATCCATAAGAAATCAGACCTTCTTTTCAACATTAACCGCCTGAATGAGCTTGCCGAGAACGTCAATTTAGAACTGGATGATCAAGTATTTTGGATAAATTTTATTGCTTTTGAGTCTGATGGTAAATTCTTTAAATCAACCGAAATTATCAAAGATGTAAGCAGCTTTCATTTTTCCAAAATCCTACAAACATTTACAGATATCGATTGGAAGTTCAGAGAAGCAAAATTTATAGATTGGGATAAAATAATGACGGAATTTGATTACTCAACAAATGAATGGTGCTCAAGGAAGATTAACTTTAATTCCCTTTTTCAAATAATCCCGATACGAAAGGACAAGGAAAAAAAGAACAAGGCTCTAGAGCTTTTCAAAACAATCCTTGAAAACAGAAAGATAAACGGTTCACTTCTTTTCGATTATTTTTCGGAGCTTATTTTATGTCATTACTACGAAAGGTACAGAAGCTATACCAATGTTAAAGATTATTCGCAAAGCGGTAAAAAAAACAATCAAGATTATCTTAAATGGGCAATTAGAGATAGCGTCTTCAAATACCACGCTTTTATTCAATTATTAAAAAAACTAAATCTAATCGATATGGAACAATCGACTTCTAACGCAACCGAAGGAAAACCTGAAAATAAATATGACCAAGCCATTGATGAGTTTTTTATTGAAATGGATATGACCCACAAAAGTCAACAAAAGGCAATGTTTTATTTGGGAAGAATGCTTCACGCCGTAGAAAATATTCAGCTAAAAAAGCAAATCAAGAAAACCGTAATTCACCTAGTCAATTTTAATGGTCTTGACGGAAATTCCATACTTCGATTGCGTAATGATTTAATCAATAAAGCGCGCCAGCATAATCAGATTGGTAAAGTGAAATTTTTAAATGGCCAATTTGGAGATAATTTCAAATTCAATTCTTGGAATATGGATCCCAATGAAGCCTTATTCTTTGTTCTTACTGGGTATTCCTTCCGCGTAAGTATCCAAGAAAGCGAAGAACAAGAAAATATAGAAAAAGTAGAAGAAACACTTTAA
- a CDS encoding CRISPR-associated protein, with protein sequence MKPSITNSSDFLFVYEAIQCNPNGDPDQENKPRMDYDTKTNLVTDTRVKRFIRDYLKASNEDEIVFVDMEGDSKVSVDSKLKAVVKRTVENEGELEKAFENDSEALKVYKEIIAKEKDAEGVWKTITDKKFKQKEVNYELLAYLVKEKFLDIRMFGSAFAVGGFTKAYTGPIQLNWGYSFNKVELIDSSSIVTIMNDDSSTFGKDYRVHYSLLGFNGTINAPAAKTTGLATDDVLEFRKAIWESIPASPTRSKLNQYPKLYLEIVYNEGVSNGQFGDLRNFVETQPKEGITDKQVRKFKDLSIDLSALKTLIAQDKSGEHKIKEIILKTSADFDFSL encoded by the coding sequence ATGAAACCAAGCATTACCAACTCTTCCGATTTCCTATTTGTTTATGAAGCCATTCAGTGTAACCCAAACGGTGATCCCGATCAGGAAAACAAACCAAGAATGGATTATGATACGAAAACCAACCTAGTGACTGATACCCGCGTTAAGCGTTTCATCAGGGATTATCTAAAGGCAAGCAACGAGGATGAAATTGTTTTTGTAGATATGGAAGGAGATTCTAAAGTAAGTGTAGACAGCAAGCTAAAGGCTGTTGTAAAGAGGACTGTTGAGAACGAAGGCGAATTGGAAAAGGCTTTCGAAAACGATTCTGAAGCGTTAAAAGTTTACAAAGAAATAATCGCTAAGGAGAAAGATGCTGAAGGTGTGTGGAAAACTATTACCGATAAAAAATTTAAGCAAAAAGAAGTAAACTATGAGCTGTTGGCCTATTTGGTAAAAGAAAAATTCCTTGATATCAGGATGTTTGGCAGCGCCTTTGCTGTTGGTGGGTTCACTAAAGCATATACCGGCCCTATTCAATTAAATTGGGGCTATTCATTTAATAAAGTAGAGTTAATAGACTCCAGTTCTATTGTCACGATTATGAACGATGACAGCAGTACATTTGGTAAAGATTACCGGGTTCATTACAGTTTGCTGGGCTTTAACGGAACAATTAATGCCCCTGCCGCCAAAACAACCGGACTTGCTACTGATGATGTTCTAGAATTCAGAAAAGCCATTTGGGAAAGCATCCCGGCTTCACCCACGCGCTCCAAATTAAATCAATATCCAAAACTTTATCTGGAAATCGTTTATAACGAAGGAGTTTCTAATGGTCAATTTGGTGATCTACGTAATTTTGTTGAGACTCAACCCAAAGAGGGGATAACCGATAAGCAAGTGCGAAAATTCAAAGATTTATCAATTGATTTAAGTGCTTTAAAAACGTTGATTGCCCAAGATAAAAGCGGGGAACATAAAATCAAGGAAATAATTTTAAAAACCTCGGCCGATTTTGATTTTTCACTGTAA
- a CDS encoding CRISPR-associated endonuclease Cas6: MTTSTTTQELQICRIKFPEIKLQTRDAHKLRGYFGNLFKQQSPILHNHYEDGRFRYKYPSVQYKIINKVPTLIGINEGAALLPQLFLKIKELDISGQSYPISSKNIEMRNERTGYSDQLHQYRFETLWMALNQQNYPKYQNLKTEAEKEAMLNAILVGHILSFFRNTGIELSPNERLMAKVQVQEKSTLFKENRMIAFSGSFVVNALLPAEIGLGKAVSRGFGTLIRA, translated from the coding sequence ATGACAACATCCACCACCACTCAAGAACTGCAAATTTGCCGCATCAAATTCCCGGAAATCAAATTACAAACCCGCGATGCCCATAAACTGCGGGGCTATTTTGGTAATTTGTTTAAACAGCAATCCCCCATCCTACACAATCATTATGAGGATGGCCGTTTTCGGTATAAATACCCCAGTGTTCAATATAAAATAATCAATAAAGTGCCCACGCTAATCGGCATCAATGAAGGGGCTGCTTTATTACCCCAACTCTTTCTTAAAATTAAAGAATTGGATATTTCGGGGCAATCCTATCCTATCAGCAGTAAAAATATTGAGATGCGCAATGAAAGGACGGGCTATAGCGATCAATTGCACCAATATAGGTTTGAAACGCTTTGGATGGCCCTAAACCAACAAAACTATCCCAAATATCAAAACTTAAAAACAGAAGCCGAAAAAGAAGCCATGCTCAATGCGATTTTAGTGGGCCATATACTCAGCTTTTTTCGGAATACAGGAATTGAACTTAGCCCTAACGAGCGCCTGATGGCAAAAGTTCAGGTTCAGGAAAAAAGTACCTTGTTTAAAGAAAACCGCATGATCGCCTTTTCCGGCAGTTTTGTGGTCAATGCCCTCCTGCCTGCCGAGATTGGCCTGGGCAAGGCAGTAAGCCGTGGCTTTGGCACCCTAATACGCGCCTAA
- the cas1 gene encoding CRISPR-associated endonuclease Cas1 produces MQIFINTYGTYLHVKDDMFEIKVREDKKQPFKVNHIAAHKVTSFIVSKGAALTSDAIALALKHNIDIVIVETNGHPMGRFWHSKLGSTTKIRKEQLKASLNEVGVKWIKEWLSVKLENQADFLQDLKKHRKNLHTPLEEKSEAILNFREKIMQSSATDIKEVDESFRGWEGSAGRQYFDALSLCMPKDFNFNGRSFRPAKDEFNAMLNYAYGILYSRIERALMLAGLDPFVGFMHRDDYNSKSLVFDFIEPYRSYADRFVFRLFTGKKINKNYFTEFTGGVSLNEEGKAFFVAPYLEYLDSEKIRYKGKLQTRLNAVQLEAHRFANSLISKQ; encoded by the coding sequence ATGCAAATTTTTATCAATACATACGGTACCTACCTCCACGTTAAAGACGATATGTTTGAGATCAAAGTGCGTGAGGATAAGAAGCAACCTTTTAAAGTAAATCATATTGCTGCCCACAAGGTAACTTCCTTTATCGTTTCAAAAGGTGCAGCCCTTACTTCCGATGCTATCGCCCTGGCACTAAAACACAATATCGATATCGTGATTGTAGAAACCAACGGGCATCCTATGGGACGTTTTTGGCACAGTAAATTAGGGAGTACCACCAAAATACGTAAAGAACAATTAAAAGCCTCTTTAAACGAAGTTGGCGTAAAATGGATCAAAGAATGGTTGAGTGTTAAGCTTGAGAATCAAGCAGATTTCCTTCAGGATTTAAAAAAACATCGTAAAAATTTACATACACCCCTTGAAGAGAAATCTGAGGCCATCCTTAATTTCAGGGAAAAAATCATGCAATCTTCTGCTACAGACATCAAAGAAGTTGATGAATCTTTTAGGGGCTGGGAAGGCTCTGCAGGCCGACAATATTTTGATGCCCTTTCCCTTTGTATGCCCAAAGATTTTAATTTTAACGGAAGAAGTTTTCGTCCGGCAAAAGATGAATTTAATGCGATGCTTAATTATGCTTACGGAATTTTATACAGTCGTATAGAACGAGCGTTGATGTTAGCAGGACTTGATCCCTTTGTGGGTTTTATGCATAGGGACGATTATAACTCCAAAAGCCTGGTTTTCGATTTTATAGAGCCTTACCGTAGCTATGCCGATCGTTTTGTATTTAGGTTATTTACCGGAAAAAAAATCAACAAAAATTATTTTACAGAATTTACCGGAGGGGTTTCTTTAAATGAAGAAGGAAAAGCCTTTTTTGTCGCCCCTTATTTAGAATATTTAGATAGTGAAAAAATACGCTATAAAGGAAAATTACAAACCCGGTTAAATGCAGTTCAATTGGAAGCTCATCGTTTCGCTAATAGTTTGATTTCTAAGCAATAA
- a CDS encoding helix-turn-helix domain-containing protein produces MEKNDKPHLGKNISFIRELREMKQSTLAMELGISQQSVSSIENSAEISEERLEQIANVLAVDKQVIINLSKQHLLNQIVENVQNSSTLHFNAVEKIIELYERLLVAEKHR; encoded by the coding sequence ATGGAAAAGAATGATAAGCCACATCTCGGAAAGAATATTAGTTTCATTAGGGAGCTAAGAGAAATGAAACAATCCACACTTGCTATGGAACTTGGGATTAGCCAACAAAGTGTTTCCTCGATTGAAAACAGCGCTGAAATTTCAGAAGAACGACTGGAACAAATAGCGAATGTTTTAGCGGTGGATAAACAGGTGATTATTAATCTGTCTAAACAACATCTTTTAAATCAAATAGTGGAGAACGTTCAGAATTCTAGCACTCTTCATTTTAATGCAGTAGAAAAAATCATAGAATTGTATGAGCGACTCTTAGTAGCTGAAAAGCATAGATAA
- a CDS encoding CRISPR-associated helicase/endonuclease Cas3, with product MNYYSHSKLNENEITEGSKELRVHVNGVKEKALFHFAEGLSLGYTDKELKEMITVVVDFHDLGKYTSYFQNYLLKQDPIDFKLKQHARLGGFVAYNYLEKKDEKKALLSLYLIFLHHSPLIDILQIPSKLDDDLKRIINKQKEDLVQNFPIIEKDLGIERLQDLVYYTEETKLRKGFRYWGKKYACIQDYFLINYLFSLLIEGDKIDASDTVPYQLKPIKPSSVDDRFGKPDFQQKNLNQLGNNELRNYCRAVVISNLDQPDILEHFVFTLTAPTGIGKTMTALDFSLKLKDKIKKNSGAEARIIYALPFINIIEQALSEYDKVLKSQNINILGHYQYADIFGKNDQKENVDGAEQGYDQKLMALDTWQADVVITSFVQFFETLIGNRNKLLKKFNHFANSIIILDEVQTLRLDQMPLLGAVLFYMSKFLKSRIILMTATRPKIFELAQEEILTAESEQVNPKELLTNYEEVFEVFKRTSIHPLLNDLKEEKESRIQEFVSSIFVNKWNAEKSCLIVCNTVKRSIEVFDTIRSYLEENNLENPLYYLSTNIIPAQRLERIKNIKEDIQDHKAPILIATQVVEAGVDLDFDMGFRDIGPIDSIIQVAGRINRNNTIEKTHSPLYIIDFDVKATMMVYGRLTYIQAKKSLEQKKCFYEKEYLELITTYFDGISDKSSFGDARNFFKSMKTLKYDSDEKSELPVSAFRIIEESDRYAAVFIETDEDASEVLEKYLQKITNQISRKEYNKNWKLKFQQHVISVPKYLCEDLETVNEYEENILLVPKKEIGSRYSVETGYNRDLKEQNMAYTF from the coding sequence ATGAACTATTATTCCCACAGTAAATTAAATGAAAATGAAATTACAGAAGGCTCAAAAGAATTACGCGTTCATGTAAATGGAGTAAAGGAGAAAGCTTTATTTCATTTCGCCGAAGGCTTATCCTTAGGATATACGGATAAGGAACTGAAAGAAATGATAACAGTTGTGGTGGATTTTCACGATTTAGGGAAATACACTTCCTATTTCCAAAATTATCTCTTAAAGCAAGATCCTATAGACTTTAAATTAAAGCAACACGCGCGATTAGGAGGTTTTGTAGCCTATAATTATTTAGAAAAGAAAGATGAGAAAAAGGCACTACTATCCTTATACCTTATTTTTTTACACCATAGTCCTCTGATTGACATACTTCAGATTCCCTCTAAGTTGGATGATGATTTAAAAAGAATAATAAATAAACAAAAAGAGGATTTAGTTCAGAATTTTCCAATCATTGAAAAAGATTTGGGAATTGAAAGACTTCAGGATTTAGTTTACTATACGGAAGAAACAAAACTGCGGAAGGGTTTTAGGTATTGGGGTAAAAAATACGCTTGCATTCAGGATTATTTCCTGATCAATTATTTGTTCTCCTTATTGATAGAAGGAGATAAAATCGATGCTTCCGATACTGTTCCCTATCAATTAAAACCGATTAAACCCTCTTCTGTTGATGATCGTTTTGGAAAACCTGATTTTCAGCAGAAAAATTTGAATCAACTTGGCAACAACGAATTGCGGAACTACTGTAGGGCAGTTGTCATTTCTAACTTAGATCAACCCGATATCTTAGAACACTTTGTTTTTACCTTAACTGCACCTACCGGAATTGGAAAAACAATGACGGCACTGGATTTCTCATTAAAACTCAAAGATAAGATCAAGAAAAATTCAGGAGCAGAAGCCAGGATAATTTATGCTTTGCCTTTCATTAATATCATAGAACAAGCGCTAAGTGAATATGATAAAGTATTAAAATCACAAAACATTAACATCTTAGGACATTATCAATATGCTGATATTTTTGGCAAAAACGACCAGAAAGAAAATGTAGATGGTGCAGAACAGGGTTATGATCAAAAATTAATGGCACTAGACACGTGGCAGGCCGATGTAGTAATCACTTCTTTTGTTCAGTTTTTTGAAACGCTCATCGGCAACCGCAATAAGTTACTGAAAAAGTTTAACCATTTTGCAAATTCTATCATCATCCTCGATGAAGTGCAAACCCTTCGCCTGGATCAAATGCCGTTGCTGGGGGCTGTTTTGTTTTATATGTCAAAATTTTTAAAATCTCGTATAATTCTAATGACGGCTACACGTCCTAAAATTTTTGAACTGGCGCAAGAAGAAATTTTAACCGCAGAAAGTGAACAAGTTAATCCCAAGGAACTGCTTACTAATTATGAAGAAGTTTTTGAGGTTTTCAAACGAACCTCAATTCATCCACTTTTAAATGATTTAAAGGAAGAAAAAGAAAGTAGAATACAAGAATTCGTGTCTTCCATTTTTGTCAATAAGTGGAATGCCGAAAAGTCCTGCTTGATTGTATGTAATACTGTTAAACGTTCTATAGAAGTTTTCGATACGATCAGGAGCTATTTAGAAGAAAACAATTTAGAAAATCCACTTTATTATTTATCGACTAATATAATTCCTGCCCAACGTCTTGAACGAATAAAAAATATAAAAGAAGATATACAAGATCATAAAGCTCCCATTTTAATTGCAACCCAGGTAGTTGAAGCAGGAGTGGATTTGGATTTTGACATGGGCTTCCGTGATATCGGCCCCATTGATTCCATCATTCAAGTCGCGGGTAGAATCAACAGAAATAATACTATTGAAAAAACACATTCCCCGCTTTATATCATAGATTTTGACGTTAAAGCAACAATGATGGTTTATGGGCGGTTGACATATATCCAGGCAAAAAAATCATTAGAGCAAAAAAAATGCTTCTATGAAAAAGAATATTTAGAGTTGATTACAACCTATTTTGATGGAATTTCTGACAAAAGCTCCTTTGGAGATGCACGCAATTTTTTCAAATCTATGAAAACATTAAAATATGATTCTGACGAAAAAAGCGAACTGCCCGTTTCAGCCTTTCGCATCATTGAAGAATCTGATAGATATGCCGCAGTTTTCATCGAAACAGATGAAGATGCTTCCGAAGTTTTAGAGAAGTATCTCCAAAAGATTACCAACCAAATAAGCAGAAAAGAATACAATAAGAATTGGAAATTAAAATTCCAGCAACATGTAATTTCCGTACCAAAATACCTTTGTGAAGATTTAGAAACAGTAAATGAATATGAGGAAAATATATTACTTGTGCCTAAAAAAGAAATAGGTTCCCGGTATAGTGTCGAAACAGGTTATAACCGGGATTTAAAAGAGCAAAATATGGCTTATACTTTCTAA
- the cas5 gene encoding CRISPR-associated protein Cas5 translates to MEILSFKISGKMAHFRKYYANNTAFSFSIPPRTTIMGIVAAAMGWAKDSYYEDLASENIQIGVRVLNPLKKSFHRLNFLSIKSTGDMAKNWSSDFRGEGGPIQTPFEVITAWDLAKADVAYQVFVKASDNGKAVYESIKTHFLEKDPVYNITLGTANFTANLSDIEVFKDNQIDMRSADDYVQIHSAVLVELVEDLKFDKEEFQNYNFVEEDMLPGDFIANGNREVRKMNRLLFSITPHPLSVKLKGSYYVLKNDTGDLNIQFMDA, encoded by the coding sequence ATGGAGATATTAAGTTTTAAAATCAGTGGAAAAATGGCGCATTTTAGAAAGTATTACGCCAACAATACTGCGTTTAGTTTTTCTATACCGCCACGCACTACCATTATGGGAATCGTGGCTGCTGCAATGGGATGGGCCAAAGATTCATATTACGAAGATTTGGCATCCGAAAATATTCAGATTGGCGTCCGCGTCCTCAACCCGTTGAAAAAAAGTTTTCACCGGCTTAATTTTCTGAGCATCAAAAGCACGGGAGATATGGCTAAAAACTGGTCTTCCGATTTTCGTGGTGAAGGAGGCCCTATTCAAACTCCATTTGAAGTGATCACTGCTTGGGATCTTGCTAAAGCTGATGTAGCTTATCAGGTATTTGTAAAGGCGAGTGATAATGGGAAAGCAGTTTACGAATCGATCAAAACTCATTTTTTAGAAAAGGACCCCGTTTATAATATCACGCTGGGAACAGCAAATTTCACAGCAAACTTGTCAGACATTGAGGTTTTTAAGGATAATCAAATAGATATGAGAAGCGCAGATGACTATGTTCAGATTCATTCTGCGGTACTTGTGGAACTTGTAGAAGATTTAAAATTTGATAAAGAAGAATTTCAGAATTACAACTTTGTAGAAGAAGATATGCTACCTGGAGATTTTATAGCCAACGGAAATCGGGAAGTACGCAAAATGAACCGGTTGCTTTTCTCTATTACACCCCATCCGTTAAGTGTGAAGCTAAAGGGCTCTTATTATGTTTTAAAAAATGATACCGGTGATCTGAACATTCAATTTATGGACGCATGA
- a CDS encoding HEPN domain-containing protein — MRTFKNSTLAVKNKIEELKSRLLSVAEMISIYFSEVSIDDTKAYFINVIYDEQILFKEEQFIAIKKIQNEYSEFNIQIFKERQLKNSIANFNSYALLHIYFGKIIYGSPPIPDILNKIEPAHYLSISKANFRKEQLKIIDFIGDAKFTYKGKINAYTSFGLHQSIELSFRSLEHFLCGKALINHSLKAHIEYLELLIPNIRSLFIDDRGNHQEFIENLDRAYNASRYTTNFHIDKAQLKLIFACFQKMFYLTQYVFDRQYENCSSIINASTSHIKKSNFQDINTTQHTLIDYLVTNYPIHSIYNINGALSADLPYNKCISWLDGQEALYKQTLLIITSEPLNKSENDLMIELDHHFQDQFKTYILLDDISNVAIKIDEGGTYLEYLLKSENRLYSLNKQLFRDENNREYFFPVEYYTKTAEWLVRKNRAEFIVSLMRDVEEKEDHATYLFLSYQLIVQICLGLLDLFWNLRPIETDISYLVNLINHFSNHTTAVFKFGNFKNSGILEGIRNAPQYMLTPLPYNFDYKDMDELFSACLEFMQETNKVADKRLEDIKIMAFQRYVSIDNCFNKVNS, encoded by the coding sequence ATGAGAACATTTAAAAACTCCACCTTAGCAGTGAAAAATAAGATTGAAGAACTAAAGAGTCGGTTGCTTTCAGTAGCAGAAATGATCAGTATTTATTTTTCAGAAGTTTCCATAGATGATACTAAAGCATATTTTATAAACGTCATTTATGATGAGCAAATTCTGTTTAAAGAAGAACAGTTTATTGCTATAAAGAAAATTCAGAATGAATATTCAGAATTTAATATCCAAATATTTAAAGAGCGACAATTAAAGAATAGCATAGCAAATTTTAATAGTTATGCACTTCTTCATATTTACTTTGGTAAGATTATTTATGGTAGTCCACCAATTCCTGACATTCTTAATAAAATTGAACCTGCACATTATTTAAGTATATCAAAAGCAAATTTTCGAAAGGAGCAATTAAAGATTATAGATTTTATTGGTGATGCAAAATTCACGTACAAAGGAAAAATCAACGCATATACAAGCTTTGGCCTTCATCAATCCATCGAATTAAGCTTTCGAAGCTTAGAACATTTTCTCTGTGGAAAAGCTTTGATTAACCATAGTTTAAAGGCACATATCGAATATTTAGAACTATTGATACCGAATATCCGATCTTTATTTATCGATGACCGGGGCAATCATCAGGAGTTTATTGAGAATTTAGATCGGGCTTATAATGCTTCAAGATATACCACAAACTTCCATATCGATAAAGCTCAACTGAAGTTAATATTCGCCTGTTTTCAGAAAATGTTTTATTTGACGCAGTATGTATTTGATCGGCAATATGAAAATTGTTCAAGCATTATTAATGCCTCTACATCCCACATAAAAAAGAGCAATTTTCAGGATATTAATACAACTCAACACACTTTAATAGACTATTTAGTTACTAATTATCCTATACATTCCATATATAACATTAACGGAGCTCTGAGTGCTGATTTGCCTTATAACAAATGTATTTCCTGGTTAGATGGACAGGAAGCCCTGTACAAACAGACCTTATTAATCATCACTAGCGAACCTCTTAATAAAAGTGAAAATGATTTGATGATAGAACTGGATCATCATTTTCAAGATCAATTTAAAACTTACATTTTACTTGATGATATAAGTAATGTCGCTATAAAGATAGATGAAGGAGGTACCTACTTAGAATACCTTTTAAAGTCAGAGAATAGACTCTATTCTTTAAATAAACAACTGTTTAGGGATGAGAACAATAGGGAATATTTTTTTCCTGTGGAATATTATACTAAAACTGCTGAGTGGTTAGTACGTAAAAATCGCGCAGAATTTATAGTCTCATTAATGCGCGATGTTGAAGAAAAAGAAGATCATGCTACTTACTTATTTCTTAGTTATCAGCTTATTGTTCAGATTTGTTTAGGGTTATTGGATTTGTTTTGGAACTTAAGACCTATAGAAACCGACATTTCCTATTTGGTTAATTTGATCAATCATTTTTCAAATCATACGACAGCGGTATTTAAGTTCGGCAATTTCAAAAATTCCGGAATACTTGAAGGTATTAGAAATGCCCCGCAATATATGCTTACTCCATTACCTTACAATTTTGATTATAAAGATATGGATGAGTTATTTTCAGCTTGCTTGGAGTTTATGCAGGAAACAAATAAAGTGGCTGATAAACGATTAGAGGATATTAAAATTATGGCCTTTCAGCGATATGTTTCTATAGACAATTGCTTTAATAAGGTCAACAGTTAG
- the cas2 gene encoding CRISPR-associated endonuclease Cas2, whose amino-acid sequence MIIWVLYDIKNNSARNYVAKVCKHAGLYRVQYSCFLGSLNDNEKDSLELQIEKVINEDTDKIYIFRMNKEQLKDCTMLGQAFDDKLVTDEVKALFF is encoded by the coding sequence ATGATTATTTGGGTTTTATATGACATTAAAAATAATAGTGCCAGAAATTACGTCGCCAAAGTTTGTAAACACGCGGGCTTATATCGGGTACAGTATTCTTGTTTTTTAGGCAGCTTAAATGATAATGAAAAAGATAGCCTGGAGCTGCAAATTGAAAAAGTAATTAATGAAGACACCGATAAGATCTATATTTTCCGGATGAATAAAGAACAATTAAAAGATTGTACGATGCTCGGGCAGGCTTTTGATGATAAATTGGTAACCGATGAAGTAAAAGCTCTTTTTTTCTAA